The DNA segment ctttttttttttatttttacagcctCTTATCCACATTTGtatccttttttcccctataaaTTTGGTACTTCGATTACATGTCTGAGCATCTGGTTCTAGCTTAGTTAAAGCACATTTAGCCAACTGTTACTAACATCACCTAACATACATTCTGTTTTGGAATAAGGACTACCTGTACCAAAAGACCATGGGAACAATGAAAACAATatcaatttctttttatatccgcataattttcagattttcttttccccccctACCTCCCAGCCAAAGACCAAGCTACTGTTTTAATCTCATCCAGTCTAGCAATCTTGCCTGCTAGCTAGTCTGTTATTTTTACATCACAAGATCTTCTTCTCATCCTATCCCAGTTTTAAGTTATGTATGCACTTATATAGTTTATAAATGTCCCATAAAAGTTTGCTGTTTGCAGAACCACAGTATGTAGCAATGTAGCACCAGGACAGCAGCCTCATTTTAGTAAAAGTAACTTCTCCAAAGCAAGGTAGGACCTAACCAAGTGTTATAATGTGAGGAAACACATTGCTTCTGCCCAACTTACGCATGTTTTAGAGCTACACTGTTTAAGGCACAGAATTATTAACACAAGAGCAGTCACTAATATTTAGATTACATTGGTTATTTCAGTGCAAGATCCTGAAGCCTGATCTACTGAGAATCAgtgtaataaaaattatttaactcCATGCATGTATATATCAAAATCAATTGCTTTCAATGCACATCTTTATATTGCTTTGCTGCAAAGTATTTGGATAAACAGATATCTGTATTCCCAATATAGATAACCTAATACAGTTCAGATCATCAGCAATGGTTCTGTGTCTTTGGGCGTGTAATGACTCTTGTTTGTCATTTTTTAATAGTATGACAGTGTACTTGATTACTTTGAAAGAGAAGTCAAACATCTGAAGTACTGTGAACAAGAGCTTCGAGAGTATCAAGACCTTCAAgccaaaacagaacagaaatccaTCTGGGagcacaaaggaagaaaacagtacGTTATACTTGGAACTAAGAgaactttgtttctttgggtCTTTAAAATACACACCTGTTTCACCAGGCAGGATTTCCCATAGTATTTTCAAAAATCAGAATGGACATAATCAAAATAGCTTAGCAGCTCCTTATTTCATATTTGCAAATCTAAGGACTGGAATAGATGGTCCTTGTTCATGTGAGTTCAGCTCCTGGTCAAGTGAAACTCCTACAAGAGAATTAGAGCCTACAGATATTTAACAACTatgaatttgcttttcttttcacatcAGTTATTTTATCTAAAAGTTAATAGTTTGGCAACTTCTCTATAAACCTTGCTTCTTCAAGCCTTCCATTCTTTATTCACACAAGGGTTTTGCCTATCCAGTCTTTGGTAAATGGTGTAATAATACCAACTAAACCATCAAGGAAATTATAATTCAGTTAATGCAGCTCTAGGTGACAATCTATTTTCATTAACTTGTGTTAGCACTGATACTATCCACAGGAAAGCAATGGGGATGCATGCAAGTTTCAAAGCTTATTGCCTGGCatgtgtttttccttcagaGTATGATTACATAAAACAGAAGAGATGAAGGAACAAGAAAATGCAGACTATATGTGTTTCTGGACTTGAAGCAGATACTAATGGATTTAGGACTAGAAAAGGGGCAAGAAATACATTTGTCATCAGATGCTTAGAGCCCATTTGGAACCAGCcagctttttatttcatgacCTCTTTATTGCACCAGAACATGttcagcttcagaaataaagcattttgcagTTATACTAATGACATGGTTACAGAACAACTATTCTTGGCACACTTGTTCCGCTATCTTTCATTAATACTGTTATAATGAATGGTCTGTCTGTTTAAATAGCAGTTTTCAAAGTTCTGGCTCTGTCAGGACTCTAATAAGCTGTAAAAATCTTAAATACAGCTCAGCTGTTGTATTTAAGATTACCACATGCCAGTATCCATCCCTCCAGTCTACATCCACCTCCACCTGCTCCCATCAGAAGGGAAGACATTTTCTACTGTAGGAGCTACATTCACATAGGCCACCAAAATTCTGCTCCTCGGCTCCTGCAagctcctcctccctccttctcgAAGTATTCACTCCTTTTGAAGACTTGGGGCTTTAGGGTTTTGTTGGGGGATTGTTCGGGTTTGAGGGGTTTTGAGATGTCCAGGGCATTTTCTGCTCTGGAGCTGCGGTGACCGAAAGCACTCTAGAGCAGAGAACACTCACCTGCGGCTTCTGCAGCCCATGTCTCTGTGCTGCCGTTGCAGCGGGAAGGGGAGGCACGCAGGCACACAGATACCCCGATGACCACAGCttctccccagcccagcccaccTCCCGTCCTGCTTCGTGTCCCGACTCCGCCCGAATCAGAGCGCGCACGGAAGATGCTGCGGGGCGGATCGTGCCCAATGGCTGCCGGGATTCTCCCAGCGAGAGACTGAACGGGTATTTTTCAGGGCATCTGGTAACCCTCTGAGGAGGAGTCTGAGGTGGCCGGGATCTCCTTGGAGCTGCCATCGGTACTCCCTACAGCCCTCTCTCATACACACCTAGGATGCAAGCAGTAGTTTGTAGCCTCTCCGGTAGCTCCGACACTCCTTTCGCTGTAACAGTGACCAGTGCTTCTCGCTCCTGGGCTCCACCCCCAGCCTGAGAAGCCATTCAGAAGGTTATTAAGAGATCGCCCACCACCCGTTGCCCAAAACAACTTCTGGACCCCAAAACCCACTCACTTCTTCACCACTGAGCAGTACCCGATCTCCCCCGTCAGAGGCTCTCCACAGATGCCCCGTTCCCGTTTCACCCGGCTTGCGCAAAAACTCAGTGCAATTCCCTGAGCTCAGATCTGAGCAGGAGCCTGCGGACCGTGGTTCGAGGGTTCCCGTGCGCACCCTCTGCCTTTTGGTGTTAACGAGAGGGCACAAGCCCCTTTCCTCCAGCAAAGCCACCTCTTCGGCAGCGCTCTCATCCCAATCTCTGCAGGTATCCTGTCCCAGTCCTCCGGGATTGTGCCCGCAACTAGCTTCCGAATTCGGACAGTACTGTGGTGGAGTTCATTTGCTCGTGCAGCATAATTTCAACTCTTAGTTCAAATAACCGCgttctctctcttttcaatTCCCCTTTCAAACAGTCCGCTCCAACTGCTGCTCCAAACCGTTCCTTGCCAACAGTCCTGTGCCTGTGCCTAGCAAGTTCCAGAGATGGCGCCCATACTCCCTTTACCACAGCCACCACAGCCGCAGCTCGAGTCCCAGGATCGCCCGTGGGCCCCACAGTTCCACCTTCACTGGGTTGAGAAGGGGCGCATCCCTGCCTCCGTGACACTTCCTGTGTGGACACTCTGCCGACTATGCCAAGTTAAATGTCATGGGGCCAACAAATTGAGGCTAAATGAAATGTATTGTTCAAACTCAAACCTCCACCAATATCAGCTACAGGTTTGGGATGTCACATGGATTTGTCACTACACTGCTGAATCCTAAACTTTCTGACCAGGAATCCATATGTGACAATGCACAATCACTCCTCCAAAAGGGTGGGCTCCCAATCTCAAATGTTACCTTACACAACGTTCCAACCCAAAATGAGAGTCCCCAGCTACAGACCTGCTGCTCTGAGGAGGACTGACTCCAAACAGCTGCCCAGTGGGGCTCCTTTTATACCCTGATCTAACCTGAGCTGTGCTCAGACACAGTCGAGTAGCACCCCATGGGCTCAGGACCCAACTTCCTGCCCCTGCACCCTCCGACCAACACCATGTGTATAGGGCAAAAGCTGCACATGTGGGGAGCTTTCCTGGGCTCTGTGGTGGAAAGATTTTGAAGGCTTTGGTCAGGGCTTTCTCAGGGTGGGTGCAGCTGCCATGAGCCCCCATAGAAAACAAATTCAGCTACAGAAGATTTCATTTCATGCTGGGCACTAGAAGCCTGTCCCATCATTTCAGGTGCAGTATTACACCATTCAGGAGTAGCAGCAAAAACCCTGAATTTTATCATGAAGCTTAGGTTCTATGGCTCATTGCTGAATAACttacagcaacaaaaccaatttCCTCAGAGTTGATCTGTAAAAAGAACAATATCAATACATGGCTGGGTTTTGGGGGTcgtttttggttttgtttttcactgtattCAGAAGGTACAAGTCACCCAGAATAATTAACAGCGTGTTGAAACTTGAATTGTCTCTTTtgagaaaatttgttttctcaCTCAGGGGTCATAGCAGTGTCAGCAAGACAGAGGCTTTCTTATGAAGAACACATTAACCTTTCTGACAAGTCACTGCTGCAGCAATCAGCTATACTTTTTTGGAGTGTTTCTgaccctctccagcctcagGTATTTCAACAGCACTTTTCAATATgtcagtgtcctggtttgagcagtagcagtaatttttctccttcttggtagctggtgcagagctgtgttttgactttcaggctgagaacggtgctgatagcaagtatgttttgagttactgctcgggtgtttagtttgttcaaggcctttttctgagctcatgctctgccagggaggaggggaagccgggaggaaggagagacaggacacctgacccaggctagccaaagaagtattccataccatagcacatcatgcccaggatgtaaccgggagagacccggaagggctggagctctggggggatggaggaggtattggtcggtgctcggtcaggcatggtggggtgagttatgggtcggtggctggtgaggtgttgtattctcttcacttgttattggctttatcattattatttgtagtggtaatagcagtagtgatttgtgttgtgcgttagctattaaactgtgcttatctcaacctgtggtggctacattctttggattctccttcctaactctccgggagttgggggagcaagggggggagtgagtgaactgtgtggacttggttttaaaccacgacagtcagGCGTTCAAACAACAAGAGAACAAGCAATCTGAGTGATTTGTGTTTCTCAACTATTTTGGGTTTCCTTCTAGCTACTGTTGGGAGTGTCCTGAAGacatctgctgctttcagttcaGCCCAAGCAACCCAAATATCATTGTTGGAGGCTGCATCAATGGACAGGTGCTCATTCTCTGcttataaataaaatgtaaccCTTAGTGACACAGTCTCAGAAATTCTCTGATCCTGCACTGAAGTTATGCCTGGATACTCCATAGCTGAGCCATTATTGTATGGTCATTCTTTGTAGTACTGGAACACAGATCAAGCTGTAGAGACTCTCTTTTTTTGTAGTTGTTGAGACAAGTGTAGCCTTTTACTGATAGCATCAGGCTGAAGAGGCTGCACTTTAAGGAATTTGATACTTTAAAGGCTTACTAAGTTCTGGTGTAGACAgcaaatttcttatttttcccaaTCCTCCATGAACTATGTATCCCGACTCAAACCAGTAGATAATCCTTGCAGCGAGAGACTAGAAAGGATAAGAAACCTGATGAGTTTCTCAAATAAACCCATTATCACGCTATAATTTCTACCTCATTAGTCTATCTTAATAACTttactgcattttctgcagACTGGAAAAAGCCCTATGGTGCCATGAGCATAAAACCACTCCAGGTCCCAGCAGGGCTTTTCAGTTAACACAAACCACCACCACTTTTCATTTCCACCCACAGCAACTCTCCAAGGAACAAAACAGCACTTCCCCAGGTAGTGCTGCTGGTACAAGAGTGCGGGTACTGCTTTGAGCAGGGCTGGGTGGACAAACCCCCACCACCACTGGAGCCAGCACCCAGCAGAAAGCAGGGTGTACACAACAAGGAGAAAGGCTTTCTCTTGTTTCATCTGCTTTGCATCTGTTTAATCCAGCAGttactggagaaaaagaaatctgtaacaAAATACTGCAAGTGATTTATTCTACTGTCTTTTGATCAGTATTTTACATCGTTGCAGGTTGGCCTATTTTTAATGGGCTTTTCTAACTGGAATTTTTACTTAACCAAGAAACACACCCCAAACCACATCTTTTAGCCCTGCTGACAACAACTGTCTTATCGGCACACACACTAGGGTACATACCCAGGGCTGCCTGTGTGCTTGCTGGAGCTGTGATCACAGAACCCTTCTCTGTAGCACCCTGGTGATGCAGCTCCAGCCCAGAGCAATTCATGGAGGCTGTTTGCAGGCCTGGAGGATGTTTTGCAACAGAGAGCTGGCTACTGGggtgaataaataaaaggaacagCCTGAAGGAGGGTGGGGGGAACACATTTGGGGGAAACTGTCCATGCCACTTTGCCCAAGAGATGTTTGGTGTCATGTCTGCTCAACTTGATAGGCTGatagagctgggcttgttcagcctggagaaggctccagggagaccttagagcagctcccagtgcctaaatgACAAGAAATATGAGGAGGGACATTTTACTtgggcctgtagtgataggacaagggggaatggctttaaactgacaagaggggagatttagtttaggtactagaaagaaattcttcactatgaggatggtgaggccccagcacaggttgcccagagaagctgtggctgccccatccctggcagtgttcaaggccaggttggatagggcttggagcaacctggtctagtggaaggtgtccctgcccatggcaggggattggaactggatgagctttaaggtcccttccaacccaaaccagttgattctctgattctgacTCTTGCCAACATCAGCTGATGGTTTCTGCTGAAGACAGCATGGCCTCAGGCTCCATCACCAGACATGGCCCCACATCCTTTGGGTACCCTTAGGGCATCCATAGCAGGAACAGTATCTCTCTCTGCACCCCCTGTATCCTCCATCCATCACGTCTCCATCTCACCCACCTCGGAGGGGTTACTGCCTGCAATCCTGACAACAAACTTGCATTCAGCATTCCCGagcccttcctcctccttctcctcagcCATCAGTAAGAGCTGGACACCCCACACCGAGTTTTCACCACTGTCAGCAGCTTTTGCTTGACTGTGAGGAAGACGATGGCAAAGGCCACCAGGAGCGTGAGGCAGGTGGGCAGGGCCAGCACCAGGTAGAGCAGGGCCAGATCAGCCGTCTGCCAGCGGCAGCTCCGCAGAATGGGCTCGGGCAGTGCCCTGGGGCTCAGTGTGCGGGAGGCATAGCTGCAGGTCACCTCTTGCCCGTCAGGGACACGCAAGCCCTCGACCCGCTGCAGGGAGTCCCACCAGCCCAGCGTGCAGCAGTTGTAGGGGTTCTGGCTGAGGTAGACCTCCCGCAGGCTCTTCCCCAGTGGTGCCTGCACCATGTCCATTGGCAGAGCCGGGAGGCAGTTGTTCCGCAGGTTCAGGCTGCGCAGTTTCAGGGCACCCAGTGAGGTTGGGAAGGCAGTCAAGGAATTCCCCGAAAGGTCCAAGTGCACAAGGCTGCTAAAGGCAGAGAAGTCCACAGTGGTGGAGGAGAGACTGGTGTTCCTCAGAGACAACACCTGCAGTGTCAGAACAAGGTCCTGCAGCCACCCCAGGTTCCCGGACAGTACCTGATGGTTGTCAGAGAGGTCCAAATGCATCAGCAGTGTTCCCTGGAAGGGATGACCACCTAGACCCCTCAGACCACAGCCAGCCAAGGAGAGATGAGTCAAGGTCTTGACACCCGTGATGTCCACACAGGGGGGACTCTTTGCCTCACCTGCAGCAACTGGCTGGGGACAGAGATCAACCTGGTTGTGGCTGAGGTCCAGAGTAGTGATCTTTCTGGTGTAGGTGAAAACCCCAGGAGGCAGTGTCCGCAGCCTGTTGGTGCTGAGGTTGAagagctgcaggttgggcagcaCATCCCTGGTACCCACCTCCACccccagctccaccagcctgtTCTGGCTGAGGTCCAGCTCTGCCAGCATGGGTAAAGGGTCCCTTTCAGACAGGTGAAACATCTCCAGGCAGTTCTGGTTGAGTTTCAGATGGGTCAGGGAAGGCATCTGAGCCAGGAAACCTTCCGGCAGGTACCAGAGCTGATTCCGGCTCATGTCTAGAAAGCGCAGGGAGGAGAGGTTGCTGTGGCAGATCTCATCCCAGAGGCTGACCGTTGTGATGTTGGTGGAGTTGCCATCAAGGAGCAGGAACTGTACTGTAACATTTGCCAGGGATGTGCCATTGGGAAGGTGTTGGTAGAAGCTCATCTCATTGTCCTTCAGCAGCAAGGAGTACAGCTTGCTTCGCCGAGGCAGaacagggaagaagaggaggtgGTTGTAGGACAGgtccagcacctccagctcAAAAAGGTCATCACTTTCCAGGGCCAGAAACCACTCAATGACATTGTTGCTGACATTGAGAAACCTGAGCTGGGTCAGCCCAAACTCTACTACACACTGAAGGTAGTTGTAAGCTATGTTGAGCCTCTGCAGTCGCTGCAGCCCTGTGAAAGCTTCATCAATTTCAAAGATGTAATTCTTCTCCAGGTTCAGCTCCAACAGCTGTGTCAGGTTCGTGAAGACGGATGAGTCCAACCTCATGATGATGTTCCTGGCCACCGACAAGGACTCCAGGGAAGACAGGTTCCAGACCAAAACTGATACCATGTCCTCAGTGAGGTGGTTTCCAGATAGATCCAGCATCCTCAAAGCTGGGAGAGCAGAAAAGGCAGCTGCTGTCTGTGAGTAGTTGGTGAAGAGGAGGTTGTCTGCCAAGGAGAGCACATGGAGGCCTTGGCTGCTGAGGAAGGCACCGGGCTCAATGAGCTCCAGCCGGTTCTTGGTCAAGCTGAGACATCGCAGCTGGTGGTACGAGAGCAGAGACTCATTGCCCAGAACCTGAATAGTGTTGTCATCAAGCAACAGCTCCTCGGTATCACCTTGAAGATCTCCTGGGACAGAGCTGAGCCATCTTCCAGTGCAGTCCATGGTGCTTTGCACCTAAAGCAAGAAGTGGATATGTAATGCCACCCTCAGAGGCAGGAGGTGGAGGgagatggggagggagaagtctggggagcagagggaggatggaggagcTGGCTCTATGCTTAGAGCCTTGGCGTCCAGTCCAGTCCTTCACTAAGCTAGTAGCTGGGAGGGGAAAGGACTAAAGATGCTGAGGTGCCTGGGATTTTTCAGGGCAAGACCAAGCAGTTGGGAGGGTGAGGGTTTGCAAGAGTGGACTTACAAGCTTGCAGCTGCCAGAAGATGTTGCCCAGGCTGTGACTGCCCTGCTTCCCCCCAGTGCCAGAAGGACCAGAAGCAGGAAGAGACCAGGGAGCGGGACCTCcatgtcagcagcagcactccTGCAGAGATGGAGACAGAAGTGAGAAGGTCAAAAACTGCTCATCCCAAAAAGGGCA comes from the Melopsittacus undulatus isolate bMelUnd1 chromosome 6, bMelUnd1.mat.Z, whole genome shotgun sequence genome and includes:
- the NRROS gene encoding transforming growth factor beta activator LRRC33, whose protein sequence is MEVPLPGLFLLLVLLALGGSRAVTAWATSSGSCKLVQSTMDCTGRWLSSVPGDLQGDTEELLLDDNTIQVLGNESLLSYHQLRCLSLTKNRLELIEPGAFLSSQGLHVLSLADNLLFTNYSQTAAAFSALPALRMLDLSGNHLTEDMVSVLVWNLSSLESLSVARNIIMRLDSSVFTNLTQLLELNLEKNYIFEIDEAFTGLQRLQRLNIAYNYLQCVVEFGLTQLRFLNVSNNVIEWFLALESDDLFELEVLDLSYNHLLFFPVLPRRSKLYSLLLKDNEMSFYQHLPNGTSLANVTVQFLLLDGNSTNITTVSLWDEICHSNLSSLRFLDMSRNQLWYLPEGFLAQMPSLTHLKLNQNCLEMFHLSERDPLPMLAELDLSQNRLVELGVEVGTRDVLPNLQLFNLSTNRLRTLPPGVFTYTRKITTLDLSHNQVDLCPQPVAAGEAKSPPCVDITGVKTLTHLSLAGCGLRGLGGHPFQGTLLMHLDLSDNHQVLSGNLGWLQDLVLTLQVLSLRNTSLSSTTVDFSAFSSLVHLDLSGNSLTAFPTSLGALKLRSLNLRNNCLPALPMDMVQAPLGKSLREVYLSQNPYNCCTLGWWDSLQRVEGLRVPDGQEVTCSYASRTLSPRALPEPILRSCRWQTADLALLYLVLALPTCLTLLVAFAIVFLTVKQKLLTVVKTRCGVSSSY